The following is a genomic window from Marinobacter sp. NP-4(2019).
ACTGACGTCGCGGATGGCGGTGACGCTCCGGTTGATGTCCTCCGCGACGGAGGTTTGCTGCTCTGCAGCTGTGGCGATTTGCTGGTTCAGGCGAGTAATATTGTCGACGGCGAGGGTGATTTGCTGAATGGCTTTACCCGTTGAATGAGCGCTGTCCAGCGTCTGACCTGCCAGGCGTGCGCTACTTTCCATCACAATGCCGGTTTCTTCTGCGCTGTTCACCAGGTTGGTAATCAGTCCCTCAATTTCCTGTGCGGAACTCTGGGTGCGCTGTGCCAGTGATCTAACCTCATCGGCAACCACGGCAAACCCGCGGCCCTGTTCACCGGCGCGGGCGGCTTCAATGGCGGCGTTCAGAGCCAGGAGGTTGGTTTGTTCCGCCACGGATTTGATGACGTCCAGCACGGTGCCGATGTTACGGGTGTCTTCCTGCAGAGTCCCCAGACGTGCCGTGACCTGTTCGACCTGCTGGTTCATATCGGTAACCAGGGTCAGGGTTTCCTCCACTGCCCGCTCCCCGGTGCTGGCTTTGTCACTGGCATCGGTTGCGGCAGTCGACGCTTCTTCCGCGCTGAGAGCGACTTCGCCAACGGTGGCTACCATCTCGTTCATCGCCGTGGCGACCTGGTCGGTCTGGTCCAGCTGCTCCGTCATACCCCGACTGTTCTGTTCAGTGACGGATGACAGTTGGGTCGACGAGGAGGCAATTTCGTTTGCGTTACTGTTGATGCGGTTAACCAATTCGCGCAGGTTGACGATCATGGTGCCGAGTGCGTTCAGTAATTGCCCCGTCTCATCGTTGTGATTGCTATGAACGTCGGCACGCAATTCCC
Proteins encoded in this region:
- a CDS encoding methyl-accepting chemotaxis protein, translating into MRADVHSNHNDETGQLLNALGTMIVNLRELVNRINSNANEIASSSTQLSSVTEQNSRGMTEQLDQTDQVATAMNEMVATVGEVALSAEEASTAATDASDKASTGERAVEETLTLVTDMNQQVEQVTARLGTLQEDTRNIGTVLDVIKSVAEQTNLLALNAAIEAARAGEQGRGFAVVADEVRSLAQRTQSSAQEIEGLITNLVNSAEETGIVMESSARLAGQTLDSAHSTGKAIQQITLAVDNITRLNQQIATAAEQQTSVAEDINRSVTAIRDVSDRTAASTDQVSSASAELANLSAGLRQHVARFEV